TCAGACAGACGGCGACGAATACCGCACTGGTGTCGAAGCCGGCCTTGCCGAACATGCCTGGCACGACGAACACCGAGTACACCATCGCGAGAAACGTCGTGATGCCCGCCACGACTTCGCGGCGCTGCGTGCTGCCGCGCGCCGACACTTCGAAGTAGCGGTCGATCATTCCCTCAGCCGCGCCTTCGAATGCGGCGGGGTCGCCGTCGAGGCCGGTTGCCGGCAAGCTTTGCGCATGCGCCTCTGTTTCCATCATGGTGAGTGCCTCCTTTATCAGCAAGCTGAAACGGCCATGCGGAAGCCGTCATCAGGTTCGTCTCGTCGAGTTGTCGTACGGCTTGTGCGGCTTGTGCCGCTTGTGCCGCCTGTTCGTATCGCAGCACGCGTGCGCCGCCGCCTTTTCTGTAGTTGCGAAGCGTAGGTGAAGACAAATATGTCTCCTATCGCAGCGAAGGCATGCCCGGCATGTCTCGATGCTTATATCGCCGAGCGCGCGGGAGTCGCGGCACGCGTGCCGGGTGTTTACACCTACGAGGAAAAACGCGCTAAAGCGCGTCGTGTGGCGATACGCGACGCGCCGCAAACCCGGCCTGGCCGCCGCAGCAGGTTAAACTCTGTCCGCGGCGCGCTTTGCGCCTCGCATTCACGCTCGCGATGAATGCGAGGCTCGCGCGCTGCAGAGCAGGTTTCGCAGCAACTTTTACAGCCAGTTTCACGGCACGTTTCACTGCACCGATCGCGGCGATGTTCAAACGCATCCCGCTTCACGCACGGAGTCCCTGTTGATGAGCGGCGGTTTCCTACGTCCGGCTTTCCGACTACTGTTTCTCGCCGTCCTGGCGCTCGCGGCCCTCGCGCTGTCGGGCTGCGCGCTGTTCGGCCCGACCCATCAGGAGCCCGCCCCGATTGTCGAGGCGGTGCCGACCATCGTCGAGCCGCCTGCGCTGCCGCTCGTCGAGAGCGAGCCCGAGGAAACGGAACCGGCCGAGCCGGCTCAGCCGAAAAAGCCCAAGCGGGTGATCGCGCGGCCGCACAAGGTCGAGCCGCCGCCCCCTCCGCCGCCCCCTCCGCCTCCGCCGCCGCCTCCTCCGCCGCCGCTGATCGTGACGCATGCGATCGACCGCGGCACGGTGCGAGGCCTGCTCGACAGCGAAGTGCAGAAGCCCGACGGCAAGGTGATCGGCCGCGCGGTCGATCTGACCGTCGACGTGCATGGCGCGCCGCGCGAACTCGTCGTCAATCTGCAAGGCTTCATGGGCATCGGCGACCGCAAGGCAAGCTTCCCGTGGAACGCGTTCCGCTTCAATCCGACCGCGAAGCCCGCCCCGATCACGATCACATTGCCGCCGAACCAGATGGCATCGGTGGGCCGCGCGAAGCCATCGACCTCGCTTGCCACGCCGCTTGCCGGCATTCCGCCCGCGCCGCCGGTGCCGGACGGCCAGCTTCAGTTGCTCGACGCGACCGTCGCACGGCCGAACGGCGCACAGGTTGGACGCGTGATCGATGTGCTGGTCGACGGCAACGCGCAACCGCAAGCGGTCATCATCGACGTGAGCGGCATCATCAATCTCGACCGCCGCTCGATTGCGGCGAGCTGGTCCGCGCTGCATTTCACGCCGAAGGACAAGTCGCTGCACGCGCTGATGGATCTGAACGAGGCGCAGATCAAGGCGTCGCCCTCGTATGAAAACGGCAAGCCGATCGTCGCGGTGTCGCCCGCGCCGCCGCAGGCTCCCGCATCGAGTGCATCGGCGCCGGCCGCGAGCGGCGCCCCGTCTCGCGCGGCGTCCCCGGCTTCGCCGCCTGCTTCGTCGTCCGGCGCGACGGCTTCTTCCGCGCGCACTTCCCGATGACGAGCCGGCACATGGTCAACGCACGCAGTCTCCGCGCCCTCGACTGGCTCAACTTCTTCGTCGCGAACGTGCAGACGGGGTTCGGGCCGTTTATCGCGTCGTATCTTGCGACACACAAATGGACCCAGGGCGAAATCGGTCTCGCGCTATCGGTCGGCACGATCAGCGCGATGGTGAGCCAGATCCCGGGAGGCGCAGCCGTCGACGCGCTGCGCAACAAGAAAGCCGCCGCCGCATGGGCGACCATCGCGATCATCGCCAGCGCGCTGCTGCTGGCGGTCAGCCCAACCGTGCTGCCTGTGATGGCCGCCGAAGTGCTGCACGGCTTCGCGAGCTGCATGCTCGTGCCGGCGATGGCGGCGATCTCGTTCTCGCTCGTCGGGCGCGCCGATCTCGGCGACCGGCTTGGCCGCAACGCGCGCTGGGCATCGATCGGCAGCGCCGTCGCGGCGGGGCTGATGGGGCTGACCGGCGAATACTTCTCGGCGCGCGCAGTGTTCTGGTTGACCGCCGCTCTCGCCATGCCCGCGCTTTTCGCGCTGACGATGATTCATCTGCCGACAGTGCTGCCGCGCGCGCGAGGTGCGCCAGGCCCGCACGAACCGCCGCCCGGCGACGCCGAGCCGACGTTGCCCGCGGATGCGGCGCCGGACGATGCGCCTGTCGAGCCCGAGCAGCGCGAGTCGATTCTCGAACTGCTGCGCGACAAGCGGCTGCTCGTGTTCGCGGTCTGCGTCGTGCTGTTCCATCTGTCGAACGCGGCGATGCTGAACCTCGCCGCCGGCGAAGTGACCGCGGGCATGGGCGACAACGTTCAGCTCGTGATCGCCGCGTGCATCATCGTGCCGCAGGCAATCGTCGCGCTGCTCTCGCCGTGGGTCGGACGCACCGCACAAAGCTGGGGCCGGCGGCCGATCCTGCTGCTCGGCTTTTCCGCATTGCCGATTCGCGCGCTGCTGTTTGCGGGCGTGAGCAGCCCGTATCTGCTCGTGCCGGTACAGATGCTCGACGGCATCAGCGCCGCGGTGTTCGGCGTGATGCTGCCGCTGATCGCCGCCGACGTCGCGGGCGGCAAGGGCCGCTACAACCTGTGCATCGGGCTCTTCGGGCTCGCGGCGGGCATCGGCGCGACGCTAAGCACGTCGCTGGCGGGCTTTGTCGCAGACCGCTTCGGCAATGCGGTGAGCTTCTTCGGCCTCGCGGGCGCCGGCGCGCTTGCCGTGCTGCTCGTGTGGGCCGCGATGCCGGAGACGCGCAACGGGGGCGCGCAGCAGAAAGCCGATGCGTTGCCGGAAGCGCGGTAACGGTGACCGGTAACCGGTAACGCGCGCAGACTCGTGGGCGGAACGAAGCCGCCGTTGCATGCCCGCAGCGGTGTCGCCCGCTGCCGATGTGCGCTGCCGATGTGCGCTGCCGATGTGCGCTGCCGATGTGCGCTGCCGATTCCCCGATTCAATCGAGCAGTTGCGCCGCCTGCTTGCGCAACGCAAGGCCGAATTCGTCGAGCCAGCCAATCGAGAGACGCCAGCTTTGCCAGTACAGATCGACGTCGAGATGCCTGCCCGGCAAGATGTCGATCAGTTCCCCGCGAGCGAGAGCCGGCGCAACCATCCGCTCCGGGCACATGCCCCAGCCGAGCCCCGTCATGCATGCGCGCATGAAACCGGCAACGTGCGGAATCCAGTGCTTCGGCGGATCGACTTCCGCGCGCGTGATCTTGCGCATGAAGCGCTTCTGCAGTTCGTCCTTCGGATTGAAGTCGATGCACGGCGCGCGGCGCAGCGTGTCGCGCGTCACGCCCCCGGCGAAGTGCCGCGCGTGAAATGCCGGCGTGCAGACCGCGAGGTACCGCATGCGGCCCAGCCGCGTCGAGCGGCAGCCCTGCACCGGCTCGGCCTGGGTGGTCACCGCGCCTTGCACGCTGCCGTCGCGGATCAGCTGGGCCGTGTGGTCCTGGTCGTCGATCACGAGGTCGAGCAGCATTTCACGCTCGGTGCAAAAGCCCGCAACCGCATCGATGAACCATGTCCCCACGCTGTCGTCGTTCACCGCGACGCGCAGCATGGGCCACGCCTGCAACTGCGCGCCCGGCAGCGCGGGAAGCGGGCCGGCCAGTTCAGCCTCGAGCAACTGCACGCGCTCCGTATGCCGGCACAGCAGCGCACCTGAAGTGGTGGCGACACATGGCGAGCCGCGCTTGACGAGCACGCTGCCCACGCGCTCCTCGAGCAGCTTCACGCGCTGCGATACCGCCGATGGCGTGACGTT
The nucleotide sequence above comes from Paraburkholderia sp. SOS3. Encoded proteins:
- a CDS encoding photosystem reaction center subunit H, producing MSGGFLRPAFRLLFLAVLALAALALSGCALFGPTHQEPAPIVEAVPTIVEPPALPLVESEPEETEPAEPAQPKKPKRVIARPHKVEPPPPPPPPPPPPPPPPPPLIVTHAIDRGTVRGLLDSEVQKPDGKVIGRAVDLTVDVHGAPRELVVNLQGFMGIGDRKASFPWNAFRFNPTAKPAPITITLPPNQMASVGRAKPSTSLATPLAGIPPAPPVPDGQLQLLDATVARPNGAQVGRVIDVLVDGNAQPQAVIIDVSGIINLDRRSIAASWSALHFTPKDKSLHALMDLNEAQIKASPSYENGKPIVAVSPAPPQAPASSASAPAASGAPSRAASPASPPASSSGATASSARTSR
- a CDS encoding LysR family transcriptional regulator ArgP → MLDYALLDALAAVVRHGSFERAARELNVTPSAVSQRVKLLEERVGSVLVKRGSPCVATTSGALLCRHTERVQLLEAELAGPLPALPGAQLQAWPMLRVAVNDDSVGTWFIDAVAGFCTEREMLLDLVIDDQDHTAQLIRDGSVQGAVTTQAEPVQGCRSTRLGRMRYLAVCTPAFHARHFAGGVTRDTLRRAPCIDFNPKDELQKRFMRKITRAEVDPPKHWIPHVAGFMRACMTGLGWGMCPERMVAPALARGELIDILPGRHLDVDLYWQSWRLSIGWLDEFGLALRKQAAQLLD
- a CDS encoding MFS transporter; this translates as MTSRHMVNARSLRALDWLNFFVANVQTGFGPFIASYLATHKWTQGEIGLALSVGTISAMVSQIPGGAAVDALRNKKAAAAWATIAIIASALLLAVSPTVLPVMAAEVLHGFASCMLVPAMAAISFSLVGRADLGDRLGRNARWASIGSAVAAGLMGLTGEYFSARAVFWLTAALAMPALFALTMIHLPTVLPRARGAPGPHEPPPGDAEPTLPADAAPDDAPVEPEQRESILELLRDKRLLVFAVCVVLFHLSNAAMLNLAAGEVTAGMGDNVQLVIAACIIVPQAIVALLSPWVGRTAQSWGRRPILLLGFSALPIRALLFAGVSSPYLLVPVQMLDGISAAVFGVMLPLIAADVAGGKGRYNLCIGLFGLAAGIGATLSTSLAGFVADRFGNAVSFFGLAGAGALAVLLVWAAMPETRNGGAQQKADALPEAR